A region of Dysgonomonadaceae bacterium PH5-43 DNA encodes the following proteins:
- a CDS encoding thioredoxin 1 (product_source=KO:K03671; cath_funfam=3.40.30.10; cog=COG0526; ko=KO:K03671; pfam=PF00085; superfamily=52833; tigrfam=TIGR01068), translating into MESFNDIIKGEVPVLVDFFATWCGPCKMMHPVVEELAKELKGKVRVLKVDIDKNTSLANKYKIQSVPTFIFFKKGEIQWRDSGVVSKKMLLDKMDL; encoded by the coding sequence ATGGAAAGTTTTAATGATATTATAAAAGGAGAAGTTCCTGTTTTGGTAGATTTTTTTGCTACTTGGTGTGGTCCTTGTAAAATGATGCACCCTGTTGTGGAGGAGCTTGCAAAAGAGTTAAAAGGAAAAGTAAGGGTGCTAAAGGTTGATATAGACAAGAATACGTCTCTTGCAAACAAGTATAAAATACAGTCGGTTCCAACCTTTATTTTCTTTAAGAAAGGTGAAATTCAATGGAGGGACTCAGGAGTCGTGTCTAAAAAAATGTTATTGGATAAAATGGATTTGTAA
- a CDS encoding carboxyl-terminal processing protease (product_source=KO:K03797; cath_funfam=2.30.130.10,2.30.42.10,3.90.226.10; cleavage_site_network=SignalP-noTM; cog=COG0793; ko=KO:K03797; pfam=PF03572,PF13180; smart=SM00228,SM00245; superfamily=47473,52096; tigrfam=TIGR00225), with product MKNIILILAFSLGLSSCSYAQRFNNPEANKINFALSLIENMYVDTINKKKFTDEIITNTLQKLDPHSGYLTPEEIKEMNEPLQGNFDGIGIMFNMLTDTLYVVQVIPGGPSERVGIIPGDRIMFVNDTLISGVKMSTTDAMSRLKGPKGTEVELKVLRGNNSDLLPFKIKRDKIPVYSLDASYMINNKTGYIKLNRFGATTYEEFMEAMIKLKKEGLENLILDLQDNGGGYMGAAIQIANEFLNSGDLIVYTEGENSRRSEYKARKKGDFIKNKLVVIVNESSASASEILAGAVQDWDRGVVVGRRTYGKGLVQQVFEYNVDHSAIKLTIARYYTPTGRSVQKPYENGNIESYNMDIINRYNRGEMLSADSIHFPDSLKYNTLVNNRVVYGGGGIMPDFFVPMDTSRFTDIHRGIIASGTLNKYVINYVDNNRDKLKSLYPNIDNYKTKFTVSDKMLNDLLEMFKNENFEFHKTNKSVKLTPEEIQELQNNNYVMSDEFIKKVSASMKENKSDKVVLSDSDLKDFNKAKPLIQIQVKALIARDIWTANDYFYIINDNDESLKKAIEIISNEKEYNKLLNK from the coding sequence ATGAAAAATATAATTTTAATTCTTGCCTTTTCATTAGGGCTTAGTTCTTGCTCTTACGCACAACGTTTCAACAATCCAGAAGCTAATAAAATTAACTTCGCATTAAGTCTTATCGAAAATATGTATGTTGATACTATCAACAAAAAGAAGTTTACAGACGAAATAATAACAAATACTCTGCAAAAATTAGATCCTCACTCGGGATACTTAACTCCAGAAGAGATAAAAGAAATGAACGAACCTCTTCAAGGAAACTTCGATGGTATAGGCATAATGTTTAATATGCTTACCGACACACTGTATGTTGTACAGGTAATACCTGGCGGTCCATCTGAAAGAGTTGGCATTATACCTGGCGACCGTATTATGTTCGTAAACGACACCCTAATATCGGGCGTTAAGATGAGCACAACAGACGCTATGTCGCGCCTTAAAGGTCCTAAAGGAACCGAAGTTGAACTAAAAGTATTACGTGGCAACAACTCAGACTTACTTCCATTCAAAATAAAAAGAGATAAAATACCCGTTTACAGCTTAGACGCCTCGTATATGATAAACAACAAAACCGGCTACATTAAACTAAACAGATTTGGAGCCACTACCTACGAAGAATTTATGGAGGCTATGATTAAACTAAAGAAAGAAGGATTGGAAAATCTAATTCTCGACCTTCAAGATAACGGTGGCGGATATATGGGTGCTGCCATACAAATAGCTAATGAATTTCTTAATAGTGGCGACCTAATAGTTTATACCGAAGGAGAGAATTCGCGAAGAAGCGAATACAAAGCACGAAAAAAAGGCGATTTCATTAAAAACAAATTAGTTGTTATTGTTAATGAATCTTCGGCTTCGGCAAGCGAAATATTAGCAGGAGCAGTTCAAGACTGGGATAGAGGTGTAGTTGTTGGTCGTCGAACTTACGGAAAAGGCTTGGTTCAACAAGTATTCGAATACAATGTAGACCACTCGGCAATTAAACTTACTATCGCTCGCTATTACACACCAACAGGACGTTCGGTACAAAAACCTTACGAAAATGGCAACATCGAATCTTATAATATGGATATTATAAACCGATACAACAGAGGAGAAATGTTAAGTGCCGACAGTATTCATTTCCCCGACTCGCTAAAATATAACACACTTGTAAATAACAGAGTTGTTTATGGTGGTGGTGGCATTATGCCCGACTTCTTTGTTCCAATGGATACAAGCCGCTTCACCGATATACACAGAGGCATAATAGCTTCTGGAACTCTAAACAAATACGTTATAAATTACGTAGACAATAATAGAGATAAATTAAAAAGCTTATACCCTAACATCGACAACTACAAAACAAAGTTTACAGTTAGCGACAAAATGCTTAACGATCTTTTAGAGATGTTTAAGAACGAGAATTTCGAGTTTCATAAAACAAACAAATCTGTTAAGCTAACGCCCGAAGAAATCCAAGAATTACAAAACAACAACTATGTAATGTCTGATGAATTTATTAAAAAGGTATCGGCTTCGATGAAAGAAAATAAAAGCGACAAAGTTGTTCTGTCTGATAGCGACTTAAAAGATTTCAACAAGGCAAAACCCCTTATACAAATACAAGTAAAAGCTTTAATAGCTCGCGACATCTGGACTGCAAACGATTACTTTTATATAATTAACGACAATGACGAATCTCTTAAAAAAGCTATAGAGATTATCAGCAACGAAAAAGAATATAATAAGCTTTTGAATAAATAA
- a CDS encoding pantetheine-phosphate adenylyltransferase (product_source=KO:K00954; cath_funfam=3.40.50.620; cog=COG0669; ko=KO:K00954; pfam=PF01467; superfamily=52374; tigrfam=TIGR01510), translated as MNNKKTALFPGTFDPFTIGHLSLVERGLDLVDEIVIAIGINNNKKSYFTLEQRLEMITNLFRNNNKVKVASYDGLTVDFAKQEDAKYILRGIRSVNDFEYEKNIADVNRKISGIETFVLFTEPEHTHISSSIVRELLHYNKDISDFVPEGLNIHNYK; from the coding sequence ATGAACAATAAAAAAACAGCTTTATTCCCTGGCACTTTCGACCCGTTTACTATAGGACATCTTTCTTTAGTTGAAAGAGGTCTTGATTTAGTCGACGAGATTGTTATCGCCATAGGAATTAATAACAACAAAAAAAGCTACTTTACATTAGAGCAACGTTTAGAGATGATAACAAATCTCTTCCGTAACAATAATAAAGTAAAGGTAGCGAGCTACGATGGCTTAACGGTCGACTTCGCAAAACAAGAAGATGCCAAGTATATATTAAGAGGTATTCGCTCGGTAAACGACTTTGAATACGAAAAGAATATAGCCGATGTAAACAGAAAAATATCGGGCATAGAAACTTTCGTATTGTTCACCGAACCCGAACACACACATATTAGTTCTTCAATAGTTAGAGAGTTATTACATTACAACAAAGATATTTCAGACTTCGTGCCTGAAGGTTTAAACATTCACAATTACAAATAA
- a CDS encoding topoisomerase-4 subunit B (product_source=KO:K02622; cath_funfam=3.30.230.10,3.30.565.10,3.40.50.670; cog=COG0187; ko=KO:K02622; pfam=PF00204,PF01751,PF02518; smart=SM00433; superfamily=54211,55874), with protein MNEINNNNGNFQEVTYDEDNIVKLEWWEHIRHRPGMYIGKLGDGSYADDGIYVLLKEVLDNAMDEYMMGYGKTIEITIDQGVVTVRDFGRGIPLGKVVDVSSQMNTGGKYDSKAFKKSVGMNGVGIKAVNALSSYMLVQSFRDGETKAVEYSRALITNNPSIDKSDQPNGTLVNFIPDEEIFKGFAFDDKFVEPLLKNYVFLNSGLTIIYNGKKYYSKNGLVDLLNENMTSDPLYPIIHLQGEDIEIAITHANQYGEEYYSFVNGQYTTQGGTHLAAFKETVARVIKEYYSKNFEYSDIRMGITAAIAIKVQEPVFESQTKTKLGSKDIAPEGPTVTKFIADFAKKELDNYLHKNQETSDILLKKITDSEKERKAIAGVSKLSKERAKKANLHNKKLRDCRLHYNDAKGKDLDETCIFITEGDSASGSITQSRDPNYQAVFSLRGKPLNTFGLTKRIVYENEEFNLLQAALNIEDGLDGLRYNKVIIATDADVDGMHIRLLTITFFLQFFPDLIRNNHVYILQTPLFRVRNKKETIYCYTEEERLNAVEKLGPNPEITRFKGLGEISPTEFKGFIGENIRLDLVSMKKSDAIKEMLEFYMGKNTMERQNFIIDNLVVEEDI; from the coding sequence ATGAACGAAATAAATAATAATAACGGAAACTTTCAAGAAGTAACCTACGATGAAGATAATATCGTAAAGTTAGAATGGTGGGAACATATCAGACACCGACCTGGTATGTATATCGGTAAGCTTGGAGATGGAAGTTATGCCGATGATGGTATCTATGTACTACTAAAAGAAGTATTAGACAATGCAATGGACGAATATATGATGGGATATGGCAAAACCATAGAGATTACTATCGACCAAGGTGTTGTTACCGTAAGAGACTTTGGACGTGGTATTCCTTTAGGTAAAGTTGTTGATGTTTCATCTCAGATGAATACTGGAGGTAAATACGATTCTAAAGCCTTTAAGAAATCAGTCGGAATGAATGGAGTTGGTATTAAAGCGGTTAATGCTCTTTCATCTTATATGCTTGTTCAAAGTTTTAGAGATGGAGAAACTAAGGCTGTCGAATATAGTCGCGCACTTATAACCAACAATCCTTCTATTGATAAAAGCGACCAACCCAATGGTACGTTAGTGAATTTCATTCCTGACGAGGAGATATTCAAAGGTTTTGCTTTCGATGATAAATTTGTTGAGCCTCTGCTTAAGAATTATGTATTCCTAAATTCAGGACTTACCATAATATATAATGGTAAGAAATATTATTCTAAAAACGGATTAGTAGATTTATTAAACGAAAATATGACATCCGATCCTCTATATCCTATCATTCACTTACAAGGAGAAGATATAGAAATAGCTATTACTCACGCCAACCAATACGGAGAAGAATATTATTCGTTCGTAAACGGACAATATACCACACAAGGAGGTACACACTTAGCAGCCTTTAAAGAAACTGTAGCAAGAGTAATTAAAGAATACTACAGTAAAAACTTTGAATATTCCGATATTCGTATGGGGATAACTGCCGCTATAGCTATTAAAGTTCAAGAGCCTGTGTTTGAATCTCAAACTAAAACGAAACTCGGCTCTAAAGACATAGCCCCTGAAGGCCCTACGGTAACTAAGTTTATCGCCGACTTCGCAAAAAAGGAATTAGATAACTATCTTCATAAAAACCAAGAAACATCTGATATTTTACTAAAGAAGATTACCGACTCAGAAAAAGAAAGAAAAGCCATTGCTGGCGTATCTAAACTTTCTAAAGAGAGAGCCAAGAAAGCTAATCTTCATAATAAAAAACTTAGAGATTGCCGATTGCATTACAACGATGCTAAAGGTAAAGACTTAGATGAAACTTGCATTTTTATTACCGAGGGCGATTCGGCAAGCGGCTCTATCACTCAAAGTAGAGACCCTAACTATCAGGCTGTGTTTAGTTTAAGAGGAAAACCTCTTAATACTTTCGGACTTACAAAGAGAATTGTGTACGAAAATGAAGAGTTTAACCTTCTACAAGCAGCCCTTAACATAGAAGACGGTTTAGACGGACTAAGATATAATAAGGTAATAATTGCAACCGATGCCGATGTTGATGGTATGCACATTCGTTTACTTACAATTACATTCTTCCTTCAATTCTTCCCCGACTTAATAAGGAACAACCACGTATATATTCTGCAAACTCCCTTATTCAGAGTAAGGAATAAAAAAGAAACTATTTATTGCTATACCGAAGAGGAAAGATTAAACGCTGTAGAAAAGTTAGGTCCTAATCCCGAAATCACTCGATTCAAAGGTTTAGGTGAAATATCGCCAACCGAATTCAAGGGTTTCATCGGAGAAAACATTCGTTTAGATTTAGTTTCTATGAAAAAGTCTGACGCTATAAAAGAAATGTTAGAGTTTTATATGGGAAAAAACACAATGGAAAGACAAAACTTTATAATAGATAATTTAGTTGTAGAAGAAGATATATGA
- a CDS encoding GNAT superfamily N-acetyltransferase/ribosomal protein S17E (product_source=COG0454/COG1383; cog=COG0454,COG1383; superfamily=55729) yields the protein MSIIIKEVTDKATLKKFVVFNIDLYKDCPYHVPALIEDEMATLNKDKNPAFDFCESVYYLAYKNNKIVGRIAGIINHKANEIWEQQYARFSFIDFIDDQEVSAALFNAVEKWALSKGMNGIQGPLGFTDLDHEGLLISGFDKLSTMATSYSFPYYKDHFEKLGYIKDQDWHEFQIHIPKEIPPRMKRISEIVLNKYPNIKIKKFKNTKEIWPYANKIFELWNEAFKPLYGYSPLTERQIEYYVKMYIPMLRLPLISIVINENDDSVIGLGLTLPSLSLALKKAKGSLFPFGWIHLLKAMYGKNNKVVDLYLMGVAPEFQGKGINALLFYDLIPIYNKFGYEIAETNPELEVNTKMQSQWEDIEHEHARTRRAFIKHLQ from the coding sequence ATGTCAATTATAATAAAAGAAGTAACCGATAAGGCTACGCTAAAAAAATTTGTTGTCTTTAATATAGATTTATATAAAGACTGTCCTTATCACGTCCCCGCTCTTATTGAAGACGAGATGGCGACCCTTAATAAAGATAAAAATCCTGCTTTCGATTTCTGCGAATCGGTATATTACCTTGCATACAAAAACAACAAAATAGTTGGTCGCATTGCTGGAATAATCAATCACAAAGCCAATGAAATATGGGAGCAACAATATGCTCGCTTTAGCTTTATAGATTTTATTGACGACCAAGAGGTGTCGGCTGCTTTATTCAACGCTGTTGAGAAATGGGCTTTATCGAAAGGAATGAATGGAATACAAGGACCTTTAGGTTTTACCGATTTAGATCACGAAGGTCTTTTAATATCTGGATTCGACAAGCTCAGCACAATGGCCACCTCTTATAGTTTTCCATACTACAAAGATCACTTTGAAAAACTCGGATATATAAAAGATCAAGATTGGCACGAATTCCAAATACATATACCAAAAGAAATTCCACCAAGAATGAAACGAATATCAGAGATTGTTCTTAATAAATATCCCAATATAAAAATCAAGAAATTTAAGAACACTAAAGAGATTTGGCCTTACGCTAATAAAATATTCGAACTCTGGAACGAAGCTTTCAAGCCGCTTTATGGATACTCTCCTCTCACTGAACGACAAATAGAGTATTACGTCAAAATGTATATCCCTATGCTAAGATTACCTCTAATTTCTATAGTTATAAATGAAAACGACGACTCAGTAATTGGCTTAGGACTTACACTTCCCAGCTTATCTTTAGCATTAAAGAAAGCCAAAGGTTCATTATTTCCTTTTGGTTGGATACATCTTCTTAAGGCTATGTATGGCAAAAACAATAAAGTGGTAGATTTATATCTTATGGGAGTAGCTCCCGAATTTCAAGGGAAAGGTATAAATGCGCTACTATTTTACGACTTAATTCCTATTTACAACAAATTTGGATACGAAATAGCAGAAACAAATCCCGAATTAGAAGTAAACACAAAAATGCAATCGCAGTGGGAAGACATTGAACACGAACACGCAAGAACTCGCAGAGCTTTTATTAAGCACTTACAATAA
- a CDS encoding hypothetical protein (product_source=Hypo-rule applied; cath_funfam=2.60.40.1630; cleavage_site_network=SignalP-noTM), which produces MKKHSLYYVFLFCFFIFSFQSCVEDDYDFDDDKMDKNAVFSPGGVNFPVGSIERISILDELTKQLDSDIEIQVNNQGILYLEYEDKVFFDVPEYDIPYFDSHNSEITDIVLPSIPGLGGYIPIPQGAYDIVPETNTLYEIERPSLSDVDGLDVTLNSIHFDQYPLYVTLNLNGFIPKEGGDADVILSLTFPDNFVIASGENMISERVSVNDIYNGGGTYTIPYPVANITSYTYSDQPIELNYSVTLDVKSPTLEISAGGTPQFDLTFLIDNDNVKLNKLDCYAIGEEIVTGSFDDFGDINNSFDNAILSFANPSLLATVTTNLTGDFSLDLGLQANGNREASVSGLNFEKPEAAYPATKATQYYLAPQNKQNPSSTAEWREFSTNNLFKGAIPEEVAYNVVAKFDTDVTLYPDNSVVALDYLFTLPFEFEKIDLTISDIAEDVFDEDLYDDILKYAEEKLTIEADDVDIKVGDNVEIIISAVILDDYNNALITLDDIMRDNGTKIIMQIEGDDIEKMKRARHLKFVFQLKGKGTIKETDYIDIKGVKLISDGGIHFDF; this is translated from the coding sequence ATGAAAAAGCATTCCCTTTATTATGTATTCCTTTTCTGTTTTTTTATCTTTTCTTTTCAATCGTGTGTGGAAGATGACTACGACTTCGACGACGATAAGATGGATAAAAATGCAGTGTTTAGTCCAGGTGGAGTAAATTTTCCTGTTGGAAGTATTGAACGTATTTCTATCTTAGATGAACTAACAAAACAGTTAGATTCTGATATTGAAATACAAGTTAACAATCAAGGCATTCTTTATTTAGAGTATGAAGACAAAGTGTTTTTTGATGTTCCAGAGTACGACATTCCTTACTTTGACTCTCATAATTCAGAGATAACAGATATTGTATTGCCATCTATACCAGGTTTAGGAGGATATATTCCTATTCCTCAAGGTGCTTATGATATTGTTCCTGAAACTAATACTCTTTACGAAATAGAGAGACCTTCGTTGAGCGATGTTGACGGATTAGATGTAACTCTTAATTCTATACATTTTGACCAATATCCTTTGTATGTAACTCTTAATCTAAATGGTTTTATACCAAAAGAAGGTGGAGATGCAGATGTAATCTTATCTTTGACTTTCCCAGATAACTTTGTTATCGCAAGTGGCGAAAATATGATATCGGAAAGAGTTAGTGTTAATGATATATATAATGGTGGAGGTACGTATACAATTCCTTATCCTGTTGCGAATATAACTTCTTATACATACAGTGACCAACCGATAGAATTGAATTATAGCGTTACTCTTGATGTTAAATCTCCAACTCTTGAAATTAGCGCAGGTGGTACTCCTCAGTTTGATTTAACATTTTTGATTGATAACGATAATGTAAAGCTTAATAAATTAGATTGTTATGCTATAGGAGAAGAAATTGTAACTGGTTCGTTCGATGATTTTGGCGATATAAATAATTCTTTCGATAATGCTATTTTAAGCTTTGCAAATCCATCTTTGTTGGCAACTGTAACAACTAATCTAACTGGTGATTTCTCTTTAGATTTAGGACTGCAAGCAAATGGGAATAGAGAGGCTTCGGTTAGCGGTCTTAACTTCGAGAAACCAGAAGCTGCATATCCTGCTACAAAAGCTACTCAATATTATTTGGCTCCTCAAAATAAACAAAATCCTTCTTCTACTGCCGAGTGGAGAGAGTTTTCTACAAACAATTTATTTAAGGGTGCTATTCCTGAAGAAGTAGCTTATAATGTTGTGGCTAAATTTGATACTGATGTAACTTTATATCCCGACAATTCTGTTGTAGCATTGGATTATCTATTTACTCTTCCTTTCGAATTTGAAAAAATAGACTTAACAATTTCGGATATAGCAGAAGATGTATTTGATGAAGATTTATACGACGATATACTTAAGTATGCTGAAGAAAAACTAACTATTGAAGCCGACGATGTAGATATAAAAGTGGGTGATAATGTTGAAATAATTATTTCGGCTGTTATCTTAGATGATTATAATAATGCACTTATAACATTAGATGATATTATGAGAGATAACGGAACTAAAATAATTATGCAGATAGAAGGTGACGATATTGAAAAAATGAAACGAGCACGACATTTAAAGTTTGTTTTCCAGCTAAAAGGAAAGGGAACTATTAAAGAAACTGACTATATTGATATTAAAGGCGTTAAGCTAATATCTGATGGTGGTATTCATTTTGATTTCTAA